A single region of the Oncorhynchus keta strain PuntledgeMale-10-30-2019 chromosome 4, Oket_V2, whole genome shotgun sequence genome encodes:
- the LOC127929812 gene encoding proline-rich protein 36-like produces the protein MPVSTLPVIHPSRHPPFQASTLPVIHPSRHPPFQVSRHPPVQASRHPPFQASTRPGIHPSRCPGFHPGFHLSRPPGFLGFHHPGVQSTTRPCFHPSRTPGFHPSRCLPVQASRLPPVQASRLPRLPPSRRPVYHPSMLPPIQDSRLPPIQVSTRPGVQASTCPGFHPSRLSLVQASTRFDLSRLPPVQASTRPVFHPSRLPPIQVSRLPPIQVSTRPGVQASTCPGFHPSRLSLVQASTRFDLSRLPPVQASTRPVFHPSRLPPIQVSRLPPVQASTHPGFHPSRCPGFHPSRLLPVQASRHPGFNPSILPHVQASTRTGFHPSTRPGVHPSSRPGTHPSRSPGFQTSRHPPAQSSGHPPVQHPPRPGVQASTRQRVHPSRLPPFQASTRPGVQASTCPGVHPSRHPPVQVSRLPPIQASRLPPVQASSLPPIHASTHPGFCPSRLLPVQASRLPPIQASRLPPVQASRLPPVQASTHLCFHPSRSPVYHPSMLPPIQDSRLPPVQASTHPGFYLSRLLPVQASRLPPVQASRLTPVQASTHPGVYPSRLPSVQASRLPPIKASRLPPIQASRLPPFQASTRPVVQASTRPGVLDSTRPGVPHPGIQASTHPGLQASTRPGVPPSRHPGFHPSRRPGVHPSRLPGFHPSRPPGFHPSRRPRVLASRRPGVHPSRLPCVQASTRPRVLASRRPGVHPSRPPGFHLYRPPGFHPSRRPGFHPPMLPPVQASRLPPIQASRLPPIQASTCTGIQASRRPPFQASMCSGVRPSMCSGIQASRRPPVQASRLPPIQASRLPPIQVSTCSGIQASTHPGVHVLWHPGVPASTLPGVHVFSHPGFHASRRLGVPASIQASRFP, from the exons CCACCCTTCCAGGCATCCACCCTTCCAGGTGTCCAGGCATCCACCCGTCCAGGCGTCCAGGCATCCACCCTTCCAGGCATCCACCCGTCCAGGCATCCACCCGTCCAGGTGTCCAGGCTTCCACCCAGGCTTCCACCTGTCCAGGCCTCCAGGCTTCCTAGGCTTCCACCATCCAGGCGTCCAGTCTACCACCCGTCCATGCTTCCACCCATCCAGGACTCCAGGCTTCCACCCATCCAGGTGTCTACCCGTCCAGGCGTCCAGGCTTCCACCTGTCCAGGCTTCCAGGCTTCCTAGGCTTCCACCATCCAGGCGTCCAGTCTACCACCCGTCCATGCTTCCACCCATCCAGGACTCCAGGCTTCCACCCATCCAGGTGTCTACCCGTCCAGGCGTCCAGGCTTCCACCTGTCCAGGCTTCCACCCGTCCAGGCTTTCACTCGTCCAGGCGTCCACCC GCTTCGACCTGTCCAGGCTTCCACCCGTCCAGGCGTCCACCCGTCCAGTCTTCCACCCGTCCAGGCTTCCACCCATCCAGGTGTCCAGGCTTCCACCCATCCAGGTGTCTACCCGTCCAGGCGTCCAGGCTTCCACCTGTCCAGGCTTCCACCCGTCCAGGCTTTCACTCGTCCAGGCGTCCACCC GCTTCGACCTGTCCAGGCTTCCACCCGTCCAGGCGTCCACCCGTCCAGTCTTCCACCCGTCCAGGCTTCCACCCATCCAGGTGTCCAGGCTTCCACCTGTCCAGGCTTCCACCCATCCAGGCTTTCACCCGTCCAGGTGTCCAGGCTTCCACCCGTCCAGGCTTCTACCCGTCCAGGCGTCCAGGCATCCAGGCTTCAACCCGTCCATTCTTCCACACGTCCAGGCGTCCACCCGTACAGGCTTCCACCCGTCCACCCGTCCAGGCGTCCACCCATCCAGTCGTCCAGGCACCCACCCGTCCAGGAGTCCAGGCTTCCAAACTTCCAGGCATCCACCCGCCCAGTCGTCCGGGCATCCACCCGTCCAGCATCCACCCCGTCCAGGCGTCCAGGCTTCCACCCGTCAGCGCGTTCACCCATCCAGGCTTCCACCCTTCCAGGCTTCCACCCGTCCAGGCGTCCAGGCTTCCACCTGTCCAGGCGTCCACCCGTCCAGGCATCCACCTGTCCAGGTGTCCAGGCTTCCACCCATCCAGGCATCCAGGCTTCCACCTGTCCAGGCGTCCAGTCTACCACCCATCCATGCTTCCACCCATCCAGGCTTCTGCCCGTCCAGGCTTCTGCCTGTCCAGGCGTCCAGGCTTCCACCCATCCAGGCATCCAGGCTTCCACCTGTCCAGGCCTCCAGGCTTCCACCCGTCCAGGCTTCCACCCATCTATGCTTCCACCCATCCAGGAGTCCAGTCTACCACCCGTCCATGCTTCCACCCATCCAGGACTCCAGGCTTCCACCCGTCCAGGCTTCCACCCATCCAGGCTTCTACCTGTCCCGGCTTTTGCCTGTCCAGGCGTCCAGGCTTCCACCCGTCCAGGCATCCAGACTTACACCTGTCCAGGCTTCCACCCATCCAGGTGTCTACCCGTCCAGGCTTCCATCCGTCCAGGCGTCCAGGCTTCCACCCATCAAGGCATCCAGGCTTCCACCCATCCAGGCGTCCAGGCTTCCACCCTTCCAGGCATCCACCCGCCCAGTCGTCCAGGCATCCACCCGTCCAGGCGTCCTGGATTCCACCCGTCCAGGCGTCCCCCATCCAGGCATCCAGGCTTCCACCCATCCAGGCCTCCAGGCTTCCACCCGTCCAGGCGTCCCCCCATCCAGGCATCCAGGCTTCCACCCATCCAGGCGTCCCGGCGTCCACCCGTCCAGGCTTCCAGGCTTCCACCCGTCCAGGCCTCCAGGCTTCCACCCATCCAGGCGTCCACGTGTTCTGGCATCCAGGCGTCCTGGCGTCCACCCTTCCAGGCTTCCATGTGTTCAGGCGTCCACCCGTCCACGTGTTCTGGCATCCAGGCGTCCCGGCGTCCACCCGTCCAGGCCTCCAGGCTTCCACCTGTACAGGCCTCCAGGCTTCCACCCGTCCAGGCGTCCAGGCTTCCACCCGCCCATGCTTCCACCCGTCCAGGCCTCCAGGCTTCCACCCATCCAGGCATCCAGGCTTCCACCCATCCAGGCGTCCACGTGTACTGGCATCCAGGCGTCCCGGCGTCCACCCTTCCAGGCTTCCATGTGTTCAGGCGTCCGCCCGTCCATGTGTTCTGGCATCCAGGCGTCCCGGCGTCCACCCGTCCAGGCTTCCAGGCTTCCACCCATCCAGGCATCCAGGCTTCCACCCATTCAGGTGTCCACGTGTTCTGGCATCCAGGCTTCCACCCATCCAGGCGTCCATGTGCTCTGGCATCCAGGCGTCCCGGCGTCCACCCTTCCAGGCGTCCACGTGTTCAGTCATCCAGGCTTCCATGCGTCCAGACGTTTAGGCGTCCCGGCGTCCATCCAGGCGTCCAGGTTTCCTTAA